In the Pseudomonas orientalis genome, one interval contains:
- the lptB gene encoding LPS export ABC transporter ATP-binding protein: protein MATLKAQHLAKAYKSRQVVRDVSLSIDSGQIVGLLGPNGAGKTTCFYMIVGLVQADQGRVLIDDLDVSHQPMHGRARAGIGYLPQEASIFRKLSVADNIMAILETRKELDRDGRRKELESLLQEFHINHIRDNLGMSLSGGERRRVEIARALATAPKFILLDEPFAGVDPISVGDIKQIIHHLKAKGIGVLITDHNVRETLDICETAYIVNDGQLIAEGDSATILANELVKEVYLGHEFRL, encoded by the coding sequence ATGGCAACGTTGAAAGCCCAGCATCTGGCCAAGGCCTATAAAAGCCGCCAGGTGGTACGCGATGTGAGCCTGTCGATCGACAGCGGCCAGATCGTCGGCTTGCTCGGCCCCAATGGCGCCGGCAAGACTACCTGCTTCTATATGATCGTCGGGCTGGTCCAGGCGGACCAGGGCCGCGTATTGATCGACGACCTTGACGTCAGCCACCAGCCCATGCACGGCCGTGCGCGCGCAGGTATCGGCTATCTTCCCCAGGAGGCGTCGATCTTTCGCAAACTGTCGGTAGCCGACAACATCATGGCGATCCTCGAGACCCGCAAGGAGCTTGATCGCGACGGTCGCCGCAAGGAGCTGGAAAGCCTGCTGCAGGAATTCCACATCAACCATATTCGCGACAACCTGGGCATGAGCCTGTCCGGTGGTGAGCGTCGCCGTGTGGAGATCGCCCGCGCCCTGGCGACCGCCCCCAAGTTCATCCTGCTGGACGAACCCTTTGCCGGTGTTGACCCGATCTCGGTAGGCGATATCAAGCAGATCATTCATCACCTCAAGGCCAAGGGCATCGGTGTGCTGATCACCGACCACAACGTGCGTGAAACCCTGGATATCTGCGAAACCGCTTACATCGTCAACGATGGGCAATTGATCGCCGAAGGAGATTCCGCGACGATCCTGGCCAACGAACTGGTGAAAGAAGTTTACCTGGGTCACGAGTTCCGCCTGTAA
- the lptA gene encoding lipopolysaccharide transport periplasmic protein LptA, producing the protein MRLVKTLPILLGLGAALGSVSAWALPNDSQQPIHISADDAQLDDKQGVATYTGGVIITQGSMKITGNTVTLTRTQAGDIDVVTSVGNLAYFEQKQKAEDPGPMKGYGKTIQYHAQQNRIVLIDQAKVLSADGNSTEGEKIVYNTKTQVAQAGRANGNKVTAPRPRIDMVIQPKKKAE; encoded by the coding sequence ATGAGGCTCGTTAAAACCCTCCCTATTTTGCTCGGTCTGGGCGCAGCACTGGGAAGCGTGAGCGCCTGGGCTCTGCCGAACGATAGCCAGCAACCGATCCACATCTCGGCTGACGATGCGCAGCTGGATGACAAACAAGGCGTCGCGACCTATACCGGTGGCGTGATCATCACCCAGGGCTCGATGAAGATCACCGGCAACACGGTGACCCTGACGCGTACCCAGGCCGGCGATATCGATGTCGTGACCTCGGTGGGCAACCTGGCTTACTTCGAACAGAAGCAAAAGGCAGAAGATCCGGGCCCGATGAAAGGCTATGGCAAGACCATTCAATACCATGCCCAGCAAAATCGCATCGTACTGATTGACCAGGCCAAGGTGCTCAGTGCCGACGGCAACTCGACCGAAGGCGAGAAGATCGTCTACAACACCAAGACCCAGGTCGCCCAGGCGGGTCGCGCCAATGGCAACAAGGTCACCGCGCCTCGCCCACGTATCGACATGGTCATCCAGCCGAAGAAGAAGGCCGAGTAA
- the lptC gene encoding LPS export ABC transporter periplasmic protein LptC, translating into MLSKKIRNFLLFGVIAALFLAVGYWNISPERFLDKPVVQVDESIIDNFATNTHTVQFLPDGKVQYVLASDKVERLKASEVSLLTNPDLNLYRGTELPWHVTSLRGEVNPDGTQIELIDSVRVARTDAQNRDTIITSSRMTVFPQQQYAQTEQDVRIDGAGGVSTGKGMKAYLKESRIHLLSNVRGQYEAR; encoded by the coding sequence ATGCTGAGCAAAAAGATTCGCAACTTCCTGTTATTCGGGGTCATCGCCGCGCTGTTTCTCGCGGTGGGCTACTGGAATATCAGCCCGGAGCGCTTTCTCGACAAACCTGTCGTGCAGGTTGACGAAAGCATCATCGATAACTTTGCCACCAACACCCACACCGTGCAGTTCCTGCCCGATGGCAAGGTGCAGTACGTGCTGGCCTCCGACAAGGTCGAGCGTTTGAAAGCCTCGGAAGTCAGCCTGCTGACCAATCCGGACCTGAACCTCTACCGGGGCACCGAACTGCCATGGCATGTCACCAGCCTGCGTGGCGAGGTCAATCCGGACGGCACTCAAATCGAACTGATCGATTCGGTACGCGTCGCACGTACAGACGCGCAGAACCGTGACACCATCATTACCAGCAGTCGCATGACGGTATTCCCACAACAGCAATATGCGCAGACCGAGCAAGACGTTAGAATCGACGGCGCTGGCGGTGTATCGACTGGCAAGGGAATGAAAGCGTATTTGAAAGAAAGCAGGATACACCTGCTATCGAACGTAAGAGGACAGTATGAGGCTCGTTAA
- a CDS encoding KdsC family phosphatase: protein MTSDLLQRGKNIKLAIFDVDGVLTDGRLYFLEDGSEFKTFNTLDGQGIKMLMAAGVQTAIISGRKTPVVERRAQNLGIAHLYQGREDKLVVLDELLGQLDLSYEQVAYLGDDLPDLPVIRRVGLGMAVANAAAFVREHAHGITTARGGEGAAREFCELILRAQGSLEAAHAAYL, encoded by the coding sequence ATGACCAGCGACCTGTTGCAACGCGGTAAAAACATCAAGTTGGCGATATTCGACGTCGATGGCGTGCTGACCGATGGCCGCCTGTACTTTCTCGAAGACGGCAGCGAATTCAAGACGTTCAACACGCTCGACGGCCAGGGCATCAAGATGTTGATGGCCGCAGGCGTGCAAACCGCGATTATCAGTGGTCGAAAGACTCCCGTTGTGGAACGCCGCGCACAAAACCTGGGGATTGCTCACCTGTATCAGGGCCGCGAGGATAAACTGGTGGTACTGGACGAGCTTCTTGGCCAACTCGACCTAAGCTATGAACAGGTCGCCTATCTGGGTGACGACCTGCCTGACCTGCCGGTGATCCGCCGGGTGGGCCTGGGCATGGCCGTCGCCAATGCCGCAGCGTTTGTGCGTGAACACGCCCATGGCATAACCACCGCCCGTGGCGGCGAAGGTGCCGCCCGCGAGTTCTGCGAATTGATCCTGCGTGCCCAGGGCAGTCTTGAAGCGGCCCACGCCGCCTACCTATAG
- a CDS encoding KpsF/GutQ family sugar-phosphate isomerase, with protein sequence MSQSSDLIQSAQRTIRLELEAVEGLLAHIDADFVRACEMILASKGRVVVVGMGKSGHIGNKIAATLASTGTTAFFVHPAEASHGDMGMITRDDVILALSNSGTTNEIVTLLPLIKRLGIKLISVTGNPDSTLAKAAEVNLNVHVAHEACPLNLAPTSSTTAALVMGDALAVALLEARGFTAEDFAFSHPGGALGRRLLLKVENVMHAGDELPHVQRGTLLKDALMEMTRKGLGMTVILEADERLAGVFTDGDLRRTLDRTIDIHTATIDAVMTPHGKTARPEMLAAEALKIMEDHKIGALVVVDDNDRPIGALNMHDLLRAGVM encoded by the coding sequence ATGAGCCAATCCAGCGACCTTATCCAATCCGCACAACGCACCATCCGCCTCGAGCTGGAAGCCGTAGAAGGTTTGCTGGCCCATATCGACGCAGATTTCGTACGCGCCTGCGAGATGATTCTGGCCAGCAAGGGCCGCGTTGTCGTGGTTGGCATGGGCAAGTCCGGCCACATCGGCAACAAGATCGCCGCCACACTGGCAAGCACCGGCACCACGGCGTTCTTCGTGCACCCGGCCGAAGCCAGCCATGGCGATATGGGCATGATCACGCGGGATGACGTGATTCTGGCACTGTCCAACTCCGGCACCACCAATGAAATCGTGACCCTGCTGCCGTTGATCAAGCGCCTGGGCATCAAGCTGATCAGCGTCACCGGCAACCCGGATTCGACGCTGGCCAAGGCTGCCGAAGTGAACCTGAACGTTCATGTCGCCCATGAAGCCTGCCCGCTGAACCTGGCGCCCACCTCCTCCACGACCGCCGCGCTGGTCATGGGCGACGCCCTGGCGGTGGCATTGCTGGAAGCCCGCGGGTTCACGGCTGAAGATTTCGCCTTTTCCCACCCCGGTGGCGCCCTGGGCCGTCGCTTGCTGCTGAAGGTGGAGAACGTCATGCATGCGGGCGATGAATTGCCCCATGTCCAACGCGGCACCCTGCTCAAGGATGCGCTGATGGAAATGACCCGCAAGGGCCTGGGCATGACCGTGATCCTGGAAGCCGACGAGCGACTGGCCGGCGTGTTTACCGACGGTGATTTGCGTCGCACCCTGGACCGCACCATCGACATCCACACCGCAACCATTGATGCCGTGATGACGCCCCATGGCAAGACCGCTCGCCCCGAGATGCTCGCGGCCGAGGCCTTGAAAATCATGGAAGACCACAAGATCGGCGCGCTGGTGGTGGTCGATGACAACGACCGCCCGATCGGCGCCCTGAACATGCACGACTTGTTGCGTGCGGGAGTGATGTAA
- a CDS encoding ATP-binding cassette domain-containing protein, with translation MSADNAYAVELKGLSFKRGTRSIFNNVDIRIPRGKVTGIMGPSGCGKTTLLRLMGMQLRPSAGEVWVNGQNLPTLSRSDLFDARKHMGVLFQSGALFTDLDVFENVAFPLRVHTQLSDEMIRDIVLLKLQAVGLRGAIDLMPDELSGGMKRRVALARAIALDPQILMYDEPFVGQDPIAMGVLVRLIRLLNDALGITSIVVSHDLAETASIADYLYVVGDGQVLGQGTPEELMNADNPRIRQFMTGDPDGPVPFHFPAADYRADLLGKR, from the coding sequence ATGAGTGCCGATAACGCCTACGCGGTCGAGCTGAAGGGCCTTTCCTTCAAGCGCGGTACGCGCAGCATCTTCAATAACGTCGATATTCGCATTCCTCGCGGAAAAGTCACGGGCATCATGGGGCCTTCCGGTTGCGGCAAGACCACCTTGTTGCGCCTGATGGGCATGCAATTGCGCCCCAGTGCCGGCGAAGTGTGGGTCAACGGCCAGAACCTGCCGACACTGTCGCGCAGCGATCTGTTCGATGCACGCAAGCACATGGGGGTTCTGTTCCAGAGCGGCGCGCTGTTTACCGACCTCGATGTTTTCGAGAACGTCGCGTTCCCGCTGCGGGTGCACACCCAACTGTCCGATGAGATGATTCGGGACATCGTGTTGCTGAAACTGCAGGCCGTAGGGCTTCGCGGGGCCATCGACCTGATGCCTGACGAATTGTCCGGCGGCATGAAGCGCCGTGTCGCGCTGGCGCGAGCCATCGCACTGGACCCGCAGATCCTCATGTATGACGAGCCTTTCGTGGGCCAGGACCCGATCGCCATGGGCGTGCTGGTGCGCCTGATCCGTCTGCTCAACGACGCATTGGGCATCACCAGCATCGTGGTGTCCCACGACCTGGCTGAAACCGCGAGCATCGCTGACTACCTCTATGTAGTGGGTGATGGCCAGGTGCTGGGACAGGGGACGCCGGAAGAGCTGATGAACGCCGATAATCCGCGCATTCGCCAATTCATGACCGGCGATCCCGATGGCCCGGTGCCTTTTCACTTTCCGGCAGCGGACTACCGCGCAGATCTTCTGGGGAAGCGCTGA
- the mlaE gene encoding lipid asymmetry maintenance ABC transporter permease subunit MlaE → MRKTSIIEKVRLFGRSGIDIVEVLGRSTIFLFHALLGRGGIGGGFGLLLKQLHAVGVMSLVIIVVSGVFIGMVLALQGFNILSSYGSEQAVGQMVALTLLRELGPVVTALLFAGRAGSALTAEIGNMKSTEQLSSLEMIGVDPLKYIVAPRLWAGFISLPLLAMIFSVVGIWGGSWVAVDWLGVYDGSYWANMQNSVTFTGDVLNGIIKSIVFAFVVTWIAVFQGYDCEPTSEGISRATTKTVVYASLAVLGLDFILTALMFGDF, encoded by the coding sequence ATGCGCAAAACATCTATTATCGAGAAGGTTCGCCTTTTCGGTCGCTCGGGCATCGACATCGTCGAAGTCCTCGGGCGTTCGACCATTTTCCTGTTCCACGCCTTGCTCGGCCGCGGCGGCATCGGCGGCGGCTTTGGCTTGCTGCTCAAGCAGTTGCATGCGGTCGGCGTGATGTCCCTGGTGATCATCGTCGTCTCCGGGGTGTTCATCGGCATGGTGCTGGCGCTGCAAGGCTTCAATATTCTGTCCAGCTACGGTTCCGAGCAGGCGGTAGGGCAGATGGTCGCCCTGACGCTGTTGCGTGAACTGGGGCCGGTGGTGACCGCCTTGCTGTTCGCCGGACGTGCCGGTTCGGCACTGACCGCTGAAATCGGCAACATGAAGTCCACCGAACAGCTGTCCAGCCTGGAAATGATCGGCGTGGACCCGCTCAAATACATTGTTGCCCCGCGCCTGTGGGCCGGCTTCATTTCCCTGCCGCTGCTGGCGATGATCTTCAGCGTGGTCGGGATCTGGGGCGGCTCCTGGGTGGCGGTGGACTGGTTGGGCGTCTATGACGGTTCCTACTGGGCCAACATGCAAAACAGCGTGACCTTCACGGGCGACGTGCTCAACGGCATCATAAAGAGCATCGTCTTCGCCTTTGTAGTGACCTGGATCGCCGTATTCCAAGGCTATGACTGTGAGCCCACTTCAGAAGGGATCAGTCGCGCCACCACCAAGACCGTTGTGTACGCCTCGCTGGCGGTACTGGGCCTTGACTTCATTTTGACCGCCTTGATGTTTGGAGATTTCTGA
- the mlaD gene encoding outer membrane lipid asymmetry maintenance protein MlaD → MQNRTVEIGVGLFLLAGILALLLLALRVSGLSASPTADTYKLYAYFDNIAGLTVRAKVTMAGVTVGKVTAIDLDRDSFTGRVTMQLDKKVDNLPTDSTASILTAGLLGEKYIGLSVGGETALLKDGSTIHDTQSSLVLEDLIGKFLLNTVNKDAK, encoded by the coding sequence ATGCAAAACCGCACTGTGGAGATCGGTGTCGGCCTTTTCTTGCTGGCTGGCATCCTGGCTTTACTGTTGCTGGCCCTGCGGGTCAGTGGCCTGTCGGCCAGCCCCACCGCCGACACTTATAAACTTTATGCGTACTTCGACAATATCGCCGGTTTGACGGTCAGAGCTAAAGTGACCATGGCTGGCGTAACCGTCGGCAAGGTCACGGCAATCGATCTGGATCGCGACAGCTTCACCGGGCGAGTGACGATGCAACTGGACAAGAAGGTAGATAATCTGCCGACTGACTCCACGGCATCTATCCTCACTGCGGGTCTGCTGGGCGAGAAGTACATCGGTCTCAGCGTTGGCGGGGAAACAGCCCTGCTCAAGGATGGCTCGACAATCCACGACACACAGTCGTCGTTGGTACTTGAAGACTTGATCGGTAAATTCCTGCTCAACACGGTCAATAAAGACGCCAAATGA
- a CDS encoding MlaC/ttg2D family ABC transporter substrate-binding protein: protein MISTLRRGLLVLLAALPLMANAAGSAHELVQDTTNKMLADLSANKEKYKQDPSQFYNALNSIVGPVVDAEGISRSIMTVKYSRKATPAQMQRFQENFKRGLFQFYGNALLEYNNQGITVAPAGDESGDRTSVNMSVKGNNGAVYPVQYTLEKVNGEWKLRNVIINGINIGKLFRDQFADAMQRNGNNLDKTIDGWAGEVAKAKEETDKAAEKPAQ from the coding sequence ATGATCTCTACCTTGCGACGCGGCCTTCTGGTGCTGCTTGCAGCGCTGCCATTGATGGCCAACGCAGCCGGTTCCGCCCACGAACTGGTGCAGGACACCACCAACAAAATGCTGGCCGATCTGTCGGCCAACAAGGAAAAGTACAAACAGGACCCGAGCCAGTTCTACAACGCGCTCAACAGCATTGTCGGTCCGGTGGTGGATGCCGAAGGCATTTCCCGCAGCATCATGACCGTCAAGTATTCGCGCAAGGCTACACCTGCGCAGATGCAGCGCTTCCAGGAAAACTTCAAGCGCGGCCTGTTCCAGTTCTACGGCAACGCCTTGCTTGAATACAACAACCAGGGCATTACCGTGGCTCCGGCCGGTGATGAGTCGGGTGACCGCACCAGCGTCAACATGAGCGTCAAGGGCAACAATGGCGCTGTGTACCCTGTGCAGTACACGCTGGAGAAGGTCAACGGCGAGTGGAAACTGCGCAACGTGATCATCAACGGCATCAATATCGGCAAGCTGTTCCGCGACCAGTTCGCCGACGCAATGCAGCGCAATGGCAACAACCTGGACAAGACCATTGATGGCTGGGCCGGTGAAGTGGCCAAGGCCAAGGAAGAAACCGATAAAGCCGCCGAGAAGCCAGCACAATGA
- a CDS encoding STAS domain-containing protein yields MTESAVRIGGAGELLLSGVLDYRTGPDLRKQGQALIEASSAPALVVDCSAVTKSSSVGLSLLLCFMRDAQAAKKPLSIRALPEDMREIAEVSGLTELLAHP; encoded by the coding sequence ATGACCGAGTCGGCTGTTCGTATCGGCGGCGCCGGCGAGTTGTTGCTCAGCGGTGTGCTGGATTACCGTACCGGGCCTGACCTGCGCAAGCAGGGTCAGGCACTGATCGAAGCCAGCAGCGCGCCTGCGCTGGTGGTCGATTGCTCGGCGGTGACCAAGTCCAGCAGCGTCGGTCTGTCGTTGCTGCTGTGCTTCATGCGCGATGCGCAAGCGGCAAAAAAGCCGCTGAGTATCCGTGCGTTGCCTGAAGACATGCGCGAGATTGCCGAGGTTTCCGGCCTGACCGAGCTGTTGGCACACCCTTAA
- a CDS encoding BolA family protein: protein MQALEVKSFLEGKLPETTVEVEGEGCNFQLNVISDELAALSPVKRQQQIYAHLNPWITDGSIHAVTMKFFSRAAWAERT, encoded by the coding sequence ATGCAGGCCCTAGAAGTTAAGAGCTTCCTTGAAGGAAAGCTGCCGGAAACGACTGTTGAAGTTGAAGGCGAAGGCTGCAATTTCCAGCTGAACGTGATTAGCGATGAACTGGCGGCGTTGAGCCCGGTCAAGCGTCAGCAGCAGATCTATGCCCATTTGAACCCATGGATCACCGATGGCAGCATCCATGCGGTCACTATGAAATTTTTCAGCCGCGCGGCCTGGGCCGAGCGCACCTGA
- the murA gene encoding UDP-N-acetylglucosamine 1-carboxyvinyltransferase: protein MDKLIITGGARLDGEIRISGAKNSALPILAATLLCDGPVTVANLPHLHDITTMIELFGRMGIEPVIDEKLSVEIDPRTIKTLIAPYELVKTMRASILVLGPMVARFGEAEVALPGGCAIGSRPVDLHIRGLEAMGAIIDVEGGYIKAKAPEGGLRGANFFFDTVSVTGTENIMMAAALANGRSVLQNAAREPEVVDLANFLNAMGAKVSGAGTDTITIDGVERLHTATYKVMPDRIETGTYLVAAAVTGGRVKVKDTDPTILEAVLEKLKEAGAEITTGEDWIELNMHGKRPKAVNVRTAPYPAFPTDMQAQFISLNAIAEGTGAVIETIFENRFMHVYELHRMGAKIQVEGNTAIVTGIDKLKGAPVMATDLRASASLVISALCADGDTLIDRIYHIDRGYECIEEKLQMLGAKIRRVPG, encoded by the coding sequence ATGGATAAATTGATTATTACCGGTGGTGCCCGCCTCGATGGCGAGATCCGCATTTCCGGTGCGAAAAACTCCGCCTTGCCGATTTTGGCGGCGACCCTGCTGTGCGACGGCCCTGTGACTGTGGCCAACCTGCCGCACCTGCACGACATCACCACCATGATCGAGCTGTTCGGTCGCATGGGTATCGAGCCGGTGATCGACGAGAAGTTGTCCGTCGAAATCGACCCACGCACCATCAAGACCCTGATCGCCCCGTACGAACTGGTGAAAACCATGCGTGCATCGATTCTGGTGCTCGGCCCGATGGTCGCGCGTTTCGGTGAAGCCGAAGTAGCCCTGCCTGGCGGTTGCGCCATTGGTTCGCGTCCGGTCGACCTGCACATCCGTGGCCTTGAAGCCATGGGCGCGATCATCGACGTCGAAGGCGGCTACATCAAGGCCAAGGCGCCGGAAGGCGGCTTGCGTGGGGCCAACTTCTTCTTTGATACCGTCAGCGTGACCGGTACCGAGAACATCATGATGGCCGCTGCCCTGGCCAATGGCCGCAGTGTCCTGCAAAACGCCGCGCGCGAGCCGGAAGTGGTCGACCTGGCGAACTTCCTCAACGCCATGGGCGCGAAGGTTTCCGGCGCCGGCACCGACACCATCACTATCGATGGCGTAGAGCGTCTGCACACCGCCACCTACAAAGTCATGCCTGACCGCATTGAAACCGGCACTTACCTGGTTGCCGCTGCCGTCACCGGCGGCCGCGTGAAGGTCAAGGACACCGATCCGACCATCCTCGAAGCCGTGCTGGAAAAACTCAAGGAAGCCGGTGCTGAAATCACCACCGGTGAGGACTGGATCGAGCTGAACATGCATGGCAAGCGGCCAAAAGCCGTCAATGTGCGTACAGCGCCGTACCCGGCATTCCCGACCGACATGCAGGCGCAGTTCATTTCCTTGAACGCGATCGCTGAAGGCACCGGTGCCGTGATCGAGACCATCTTCGAAAACCGCTTCATGCATGTGTACGAACTGCACCGCATGGGCGCCAAGATCCAGGTCGAGGGCAACACCGCCATCGTCACCGGCATCGACAAGCTCAAGGGCGCGCCAGTGATGGCAACCGACCTGCGTGCTTCGGCCAGCCTGGTGATTTCGGCACTGTGCGCTGACGGCGACACCCTGATCGACCGCATCTACCACATAGACCGTGGCTACGAGTGCATCGAAGAAAAGCTGCAGATGCTTGGCGCTAAAATCCGCCGCGTACCGGGCTAG
- the hisG gene encoding ATP phosphoribosyltransferase: MLTIALSKGRILDDTLPLLAEAGIVPTENPDKSRKLIIPTTQDDVRLLIVRATDVPTYVEHGAADLGVAGKDVLMEYGGQGLYEPLDLRIALCKLMTAGRVGDVEPKGRLRVATKFVNVAKRYYAEQGRQVDIIKLYGSMELAPLIGLADKIIDVVDTGNTLRANGLEPQDFIADISSRLIVNKASMKMQHARIQALIDTLRQAVESRHRG; this comes from the coding sequence ATGTTGACCATCGCACTGTCCAAGGGCCGCATCCTTGACGACACGTTGCCGCTTCTGGCTGAAGCGGGCATCGTGCCGACCGAGAATCCGGACAAGAGCCGCAAGCTGATCATCCCCACGACCCAGGACGACGTGCGCCTGCTGATCGTGCGGGCTACCGACGTGCCGACCTACGTTGAACATGGCGCCGCCGACCTGGGTGTCGCCGGCAAGGACGTGCTGATGGAATACGGTGGCCAGGGTCTCTACGAGCCTCTGGACCTGCGTATCGCGCTGTGCAAGCTGATGACCGCCGGCCGTGTCGGCGATGTCGAGCCCAAGGGCCGCCTGCGGGTGGCGACCAAGTTCGTCAACGTCGCCAAACGCTACTACGCCGAACAAGGCCGTCAGGTCGATATCATCAAGCTCTATGGCTCGATGGAGCTGGCGCCGCTGATCGGCCTGGCCGACAAGATCATCGACGTGGTCGACACCGGCAACACCTTGCGCGCCAACGGTCTCGAACCCCAGGATTTCATTGCCGACATCAGCTCGCGCCTGATCGTCAACAAAGCATCAATGAAGATGCAGCACGCCCGTATCCAGGCGTTGATCGACACCCTGCGCCAGGCAGTGGAGTCTCGACACCGCGGTTGA
- the hisD gene encoding histidinol dehydrogenase → MTTSTAIARLNAADPDFAHHLDHLLSWESVSDDSVNQRVLDIIKAVRERGDAALVDFTRQFDGLDVKSMADLILPRERLELALTRITAPQREALEVAAARVRSYHEKQKQDSWSYTEADGTVLGQKVTPLDRAGLYVPGGKASYPSSVLMNAIPAKVAGVTEVVMVVPTPRGELNELVLAAACIAGVDRVFTIGGAQAVAALAYGTESVPKVDKVVGPGNIYVATAKRHVFGQVGIDMIAGPSEILVVCDGQTDPDWIAMDLFSQAEHDEDAQAILVSPDAAFLDQVAASIDKLLPTLERAEIIEKSINGRGALILVSDMEQAIEVANRIAPEHLELSVADPQAWLPSIRHAGAIFMGRHTSEALGDYCAGPNHVLPTSGTARFSSPLGVYDFQKRSSIIFCSPQGASELGKTASVLARGESLSAHARSAEYRILEEGK, encoded by the coding sequence ATGACCACGTCCACTGCAATTGCCCGACTCAACGCTGCCGACCCGGATTTCGCCCATCATCTGGATCATCTGCTGAGCTGGGAAAGCGTGTCCGACGACTCGGTCAACCAGCGGGTGCTCGATATCATCAAAGCCGTGCGCGAGCGCGGCGATGCGGCACTGGTGGATTTCACCCGTCAGTTCGACGGCCTGGACGTCAAGTCCATGGCCGACCTGATTCTGCCCCGCGAACGCCTGGAACTGGCCCTGACGCGTATCACCGCGCCCCAGCGTGAAGCGCTGGAAGTGGCGGCGGCGCGGGTGCGCAGCTATCACGAAAAACAGAAACAGGATTCCTGGAGCTACACCGAGGCCGACGGCACCGTACTGGGCCAGAAGGTCACGCCGCTGGACCGCGCGGGCCTGTACGTGCCCGGTGGCAAAGCCTCATACCCGTCGTCGGTGCTGATGAACGCGATCCCGGCCAAGGTGGCGGGCGTGACCGAAGTGGTCATGGTGGTGCCGACCCCGCGTGGCGAACTCAACGAGCTGGTACTGGCCGCCGCCTGCATCGCTGGCGTCGACCGCGTGTTCACCATCGGCGGTGCCCAGGCCGTGGCCGCCCTGGCCTATGGCACTGAAAGCGTGCCGAAGGTCGACAAAGTGGTGGGGCCGGGCAATATCTACGTCGCCACCGCCAAGCGCCATGTATTCGGCCAGGTCGGTATCGACATGATCGCCGGACCTTCGGAAATCCTCGTGGTGTGTGACGGCCAGACCGACCCGGACTGGATCGCCATGGACCTGTTCTCCCAGGCCGAGCACGACGAAGACGCCCAGGCGATCCTGGTCAGCCCCGACGCCGCTTTCCTCGATCAGGTGGCCGCCAGCATCGATAAGTTGCTGCCCACCCTGGAACGCGCCGAGATCATCGAGAAATCGATCAACGGCCGCGGCGCGTTGATTCTGGTGAGCGACATGGAGCAGGCCATCGAAGTGGCCAACCGTATCGCGCCGGAGCATCTGGAGCTGTCCGTGGCGGACCCACAGGCCTGGCTGCCGTCTATTCGTCACGCCGGCGCGATCTTCATGGGGCGCCACACCAGCGAGGCCCTGGGCGACTACTGCGCAGGTCCGAACCACGTGCTGCCGACCTCCGGTACCGCACGTTTTTCCTCGCCGCTGGGGGTGTATGACTTCCAGAAGCGCTCGTCGATCATCTTCTGTTCCCCCCAGGGCGCGTCCGAATTGGGCAAGACCGCTTCGGTGCTGGCCCGTGGCGAGTCACTGAGCGCCCACGCGCGCAGTGCTGAATACCGCATTCTTGAAGAGGGGAAATGA